Proteins found in one Etheostoma spectabile isolate EspeVRDwgs_2016 chromosome 14, UIUC_Espe_1.0, whole genome shotgun sequence genomic segment:
- the ppp1r10 gene encoding serine/threonine-protein phosphatase 1 regulatory subunit 10, whose protein sequence is MAGGPVDPREILKGVEALLGKDGELRSLEGVPKVFSLMKASTKMVSRCMYLSILLQTKSHDILNRFIRVGGYRMLNSWLTYSKGTNNTPLLQLILLTLQKLPLKVDHLKQNNTAKLVKQLSKSADTEELRKLASVLVEGWMATIRSQSVSSNVNSPAEKKKKKEEGKVPVPGVKEKSGDEEKKKEKPKAHAPSHTKIRSIGLEMDPPSLAPAKKPPAAPQLGDKYNIKPPVLNSSGPSDAPPQEKKYKPLNMPSNSAKEIKVKIIPAQPMECTGFLDALNSAPVPGIKIKKKKPGAVSPANTKAVSPTSNKASPFDSKPSAYSSTSAKPSSPESSASIPPGDESQEPEQPGTPVPSEDTELSDNGEKPNALAEPRGEEESLTKKGKKKKTVHWAEEEQLKNYFYFDLDETERVNVNKIKDFGEAAKRELMMDRQMFETARRTSHDTMEERVPWTPPRPLTLTGSLVIYGANSTEKLTQRDREMGILQEIFLSKESVPDSPHEPDPEPYEPMPPRLIPLDEDSSMPDDGYVEPMDTSSQQGSGLAQSESSKLPPVLANLMGNLSSNSRSPVAPNAASSPVAPTVNVQELLSSIMGASGNQSTEDLIKQPNFSDKIKQLLGSLQQTQNQNQAGPPPVNPGLLGHGPGMNNMNNMNMNMNMHMQMPMNGGYPPNNPPGGPRFNHPPPPHNHGPPFNPGGGPRMMGPPPGQGRGDNGNYWGDESMRGGPHRGGHFHRGGRGRGGGEPGFRGRGRGGPRGGHNNMNDMSKRPVCRHFMMKGSCRYESNCAFYHPGVNGPPLPPNHPAHNHPPQHGH, encoded by the exons ATGGCAGGGGGACCAGTGGATCCCAGAGAGATTCTGAAAGGTGTGGAGGCTCTGCTGGGGAAGGATGGAGAGCTCCGCAGCCTGGAGGGAGTCCCAAAGGTGTTTAG cctgATGAAAGCTTCCACAAAGATGGTCAGTAGATGTATGTACCTGAGCATCCTACTGCAGACCAAATCCCATGATATTCTCAACAG GTTTATCAGAGTCGGTGGCTACAGGATGCTCAACTCGTGGCTCACCTACTCCAAAGGCACCAATAACACGCCGCTGCTGCAGCTCATCCTGCTCACGCTACAGAAGCTGCCCCTCAAAGTGGACCACCTTAAACAG AACAATACAGCCAAGCTGGTAAAGCAGCTCAGCAAGAGTGCAGACACCGAAG AGCTGAGGAAGTTGGCATCTGTGCTAGTAGAAGGCTGGATGGCAACGATCCGCTCCCAGAGTGTCTCGAGCAATGTCAACTCTCCTGCTG aaaagaagaagaagaaagaggagggcAAGGTGCCGGTGCCTggtgtgaaagaaaaaagtggagatgaggagaagaagaaggagaaaccTAAAGCTCATGCACCCAGCCACACAAAGATCCGCTCCATAG GATTGGAGATGGACCCCCCCAGTCTGGCCCCTGCTAAGAAGCCGCCTGCTGCCCCCCAGCTGGGTGATAAGTACAACATCAAACCTCCAGTCCT CAACAGCTCTGGCCCATCAGATGCTCCACCTCAGGAGAAAAAATACAAGCCTCTGAACATGCCCTCTAACTCTGCCAAAGAGATCAAAGTCAAGATCATTCCAGCACAGC CGATGGAGTGCACAGGCTTCCTAGATGCACTGAACTCTGCCCCCGTGCCCGGCATCAAGATCAAGAAGAAGAAGCCTGGTGCTGTTAGTCCAGCGAACACCAAGGCTGTCTCCCCCACGTCTAACAAG GCGAGTCCATTTGACAGCAAACCCTCTGCGTATTCTTCAACTTCTGCTAAGCCATCGTCTCCAGAAAGTTCTGCCTCCATCCCTCCAGGGGATGAGAGCCAGGAGCCAGAGCAGCCCGGGACCCCCGTCCCTTCTGAGGACACAGAGCTCTCTGACAATG GTGAGAAGCCCAACGCTCTGGCAGAACCCCGGGGAGAAGAAGAGAGCTTGACCAAGAAgggcaagaagaagaagacggtCCACTGGGCGGAGGAGGAGCAGCTTAAAAACTACTTCTACTTTGATCTggatgagacagagagag TCAACGTCAACAAGATTAAGGACTTTGGAGAGGCGGCCAAACGAGAGCTGATGATGGACAGGCAGATGTTTGAGACGGCCCGTCGAACCTCCCATGACACCATGGAAGAGAGGGTCCCCTGGACCCCCCCAAGGCCACTGACGCTGACCGGCAGCCTGGTCATTTATGGGGCCAACAGCACCGAGAAGCTGACCCAGAGAGACCGCGAGATGGGCATTCTGCAGGAGATCTTCCTCAGCAAAGAGAG TGTACCCGACAGTCCGCATGAACCAGATCCAGAGCCGTACGAACCCATGCCTCCCCGTCTCATCCCTCTGGATGAG GACTCGTCCATGCCGGATGACGGCTACGTGGAGCCCATGGACACAAGCTCCCAGCAGGGCTCTGGTCTGGCCCAGAGCGAGAGCTCCAAGCTGCCCCCGGTCTTGGCCAACCTCATGGGCAACCTGAGCAGCAACTCACGCAGCCCCGTGGCCCCCAACGCTGCCAGCAGCCCCGTGGCCCCCACTGTCAACGTGCAGGAGCTGCTCTCCTCCATCATG GGTGCGTCTGGGAACCAGTCGACTGAAGACCTGATCAAGCAGCCCAACTTTTCAGACAAGATCAAGCAGCTCCTGGGCTCCCTGCAGCAGacccagaaccagaaccaggcTGGACCCCCCCCAG tcAACCCAGGTTTGCTGGGCCACGGACCAGGCATGAACAATATGAACAACATGAATATGAACATGAACATGCACATGCAGATGCCTATGAACGGTGGCTACCCCCCCAACAACCCGCCTGGCGGCCCTCGCTTCAaccaccctccacccccccacaaCCATGGCCCACCCTTCAACCCTGGCGGAGGCCCGCGCATGATGGGGCCGCCCCCTGGCCAGGGCCGGGGGGACAACGGCAACTACTGGGGAGATGAATCCATGAGGGGCGGGCCTCACAGAGGGGGCCACTTCCATCGAGGAGGACGGgggcgaggaggaggagagccgGGCTTCAGGGGCCGAGGACGAGGGGGGCCCAGAGGAGGACACAACAACATGAACG ACATGTCCAAGAGGCCTGTGTGTCGTCACTTCATGATGAAGGGAAGCTGTAGGTATGAGAGCAACTGTGCTTTCTACCACCCCGGTGTCAATGGACCCCCCCTGCCCCCCAACCATCCTGCACACAACCACCCCCCCCAGCATGGACACTAG